The region AACTGTTGGTAATTTCAAGGTTTCTgctgaaattgaattgaaatctGTTGAGTTGTTCCCTTATAAAAGTTACACGTTTGCAGGGATATTTAAAGCAGATTTTAGCAGAGTGATATTTCACGTGTTCACACGTGTTAATGACATTGTATATCTGCGGAAAACTAATCCTACGTGAGCTTTCGTTTGGTGTTCCAAACGAGCACATTGCCTCGGCCCGTTTAGCTGATGGACAACGGTAACATTCGTAACCTAttaagtgtttgtgtaaagGGCTAAATAGCGACTAATCGCTAATATTAACTCAGAGAAACGCTTATAGTTGTAAGTGCTTACGCATTGGCAATGGAAcgctttttattattattattattttttaagcACGTGTGTGGGTGTCTCCTTGATAATGTTGCCCTCCAGTTTCCGATTGAATACAGAAAATCCCTGTCATAAAGCCCAGTGGTGTGCTTACACAGTAAATTGGAGATAAAGTGCTCATACACTCTCCTGAAAGAGAACTGCGTGTTAACCTGCTGAAAAACCCACCATATAACTATTGCAGTGCTCTGGATACTACAGTTTTAAATCATCGTGGACAGACGCGAAAGTCGTCATCCTCCCGCGGTCGGCAGTTTTTCATCACCTTGTTGCTTTCCTCTGCAAATCGATTTATCAGTTATTTAGTGAGCAAGTAGCACTGCCTGTACAGCATGGTGAAGAGAGATTCGTGTGCAAGCGGAGACAAACCCCACGGGAGACCTCCCGAGAGAGATGCTTGCTCAATGTGTAGCCTCAGTTTGGCTCAGAATCAGTCTACACCGAGCAATAAATAATACAGAAACAATACTTTGATTTATACACAAATGGCTGTCTTTTGTTCACTCTTTACACGATTTAATTTAGTTCAGACAAGTTAATATAATCAACGTTTTATATGTCTGATGTCCCCTTGTGTTATATTGCATGTTGTGCTTTCCAAATGAGCATTCCATTGTTGTGCTGAATGTTCATGAGGtgagcagaaaaacaggaaagagacCCAGAGCTCTCCCATGTGACCACCTTTTCCTAATAATTCTTTATGTGGGGTCATCTCAGGTCTTGGGTGCGTGCTCCTTAAACAGCACGGGTCACGCTCACATTATTACAGCAGGACACACAGTAATTGGGATACTCTTGTATCTAAAGCCTAAGCAAACAGACTGTGCAACTAAGTAGACTAACACCAagatacaacaaacaccaaaatTAGACTTTTCCCCACCTGATGGGAAATGTGCTATTGCTCATAGATCTTACTCCAGTAAGTCataagtttgatttcaaacaGAAGACGGATCCTTTTTGCATCCTCCATTGAAGAAAACATCTCTTTTGTACTCTTTAAAACTGCAGTGACATCTTTAACTCTTGAAACAAGATGCATTTGTCATTGACACGGCATGTGAGACTAAGGTCTGTTTTAAAAGTTAAACTGAAAACTTTTGTTTGGTGCATTGATTATTTGGTCTTAAGCTATTAACACTGCTATCATATGGTGAAATCTTATTACTGAACCTAAAACACTGACCATATTTTGCTTGCCTCTTCTAGAGCACATGGAATGAGCATTGGAATACCATTGTTGAGGGTTTTAATAAAGGAGACTTCAGAGCATTTGTTTGTGGGTAGGATCTGGGAAATTGTCATGAGGTTATCATGACGAACATGTCAGAGGACAAAATCAACTGTACTATTAGCCACGAGATCCACCAATACCTGTTCTCTGCCACATACATCCTAGTCCTGCTGGTTGGCTTCCCCACCAATGCCTACTCCCTCTACCATGCCTGGCTCCAGCTGAGGGCAAAGAATGAACTGGGTGTCTACCTGCTGAACCTGACCATTTCAGACCTGCTGTACCTTGCCTCGTTGCCCCTCTGGCTGCAGTACATCTTCCAGGGTGATGACTGGCAGCACCGGGAATGGCTGTGCCAGCTATGTGGCTTCTTGCTCTATGAGAACATCTACATCAGCATTGGATTCCTCTGCTGCATCTCCATCGACCGCTACCTGGCTGTGGTCTACCCCTTCCGCTTCTCCACCCTCCGATCCATGCGTGCTGCTGCGTTCATTAGTGCCCTGATCTGGCTCAAAGAGGTGGCTGTGGGTGTGGTCTTCTTCCGCCATAAGGAGTTGAGCACAGATAGGTCCAACCAATCAGTGTGTTTCGAGCATTATCCAATGAAGCCTTGGGAGCATGCCATCAACTACTACCGCTTCTATGTGGGCTTTCTGTTCCCGTTGGGTATTCTGTCTTTGTCCTATTTTCGAGTACTGAGGGCAGTAGGAAAGAGCACTGGTACACAGACAGCCCAGAAAACTCGCATCAAGCACCTGGTGACAAGtaccatcatcatcttcttgGTGTGCTTCTCACCGTACCACATATTCCTGCTGGTCCGCACAGAGCTGGAGACAGAATGCTCCTTCATCGAGAGTATCTTCAACTTCTACCACTTTTCTCTGTTGCTCACTAGTTTGAATTGTGTGGCTGACCCAGCTCTCTACTGTTTTGTGAGTGAGAGTGCCCAGAGGAGCATCCAGCAAGCTCAGGAAGCCTGTTCACGCGCTCTCTGCCCAAGGTCTAAAAATGGCTATGCGCCAGACTCCCATGAAATGGTTGTGCCCAGTGACAACACAGCTGGAGCCACAGTGGTTACACTgcttaatgaaaacaaaacagacagtgacacaggTTTTAGACAGACAGTAAGGACAATATAGTAGCGCTTGAAAGCAGTTAGAATTCCACTGGAAGAGGTAGAAGCTTGGAAATATGGACTCATACTTAATACATGTGTTCAATTTGCTTTCATCTCAAACTGAGACATGAAAAGTTTATGCCCTTATTTGACACTGTGCCTCTGTTATTGAACATGCCAATTTGTGTTCTCAAacttaaaatacatttctttttcaagtattttttttccagaaaatactttattgttattgttctcAGGGATTGCTACTCAAATGGTTCTCCAAAGTGGTATAAGTGTTTATATAAGCTGAGCTAAGGTACTAAGGCATTAACTCCAGATTCCAGATGCTATGTATGTTTCGGAATGACttcaaaacacattcatatctTTGGCACACCTTGTGTAAGATCTCATAGGACcctttgtgttctgttctataCATATTTTAGGCTTCTGAAGGGCAAAATTGCCAGGAAAGGTAGATCAGGGAGAACAGGGCAGATACTGCATCCTTAGAGATCTGTCCTTCTGTGTATAAAGattattttaatatataatataatgaaCAGGGTATTACAGGAAAACAAGCATCACAGATTACTGGAGATGTGAAAGATTAGGCATCCCCAGGCAGGCTGTTTAACCTGGAAAGATTCCCACTGTGATTCCACATTGtgggaaaatatgaaaaaggggACAGAGTTTCAGCTGTCATTACCCCATGTTCTAAGAAATCCTGGACGAATGACTGCACCAAAGGGAGGAGGTAATGAGGGTGAAgaggctttgttttgttttggggttttttggctGCTTGTTCTTTTCTAATGTTTGAAGTTATTGTGGTTTCTGTGATTGCTTGGAGGGGTGGTAAGAGACCTGAGTCAAACTTCAGTGACAAGATATGGTCTCAGATATTTATTAATTCCAAAATGTGCGTTGAATACATGTTCATACATGACtctatttttaaaagtaatgtCCTCgatatatttttatatagtCACGCACAGTGCTTTTATTCAGATATATTGgatgtattttttatgttatatGTATTGTTTTTGAAGTGTTTACAGTTTGGTGGTTCTAAAGTcccacatatatatgtgtaagtgtggtgtctggatgtattttttgttgtgttttagtGGATACTTATTTAAAAAATCTGACAAAAGGCTAACAATTTGCTTCTCTCCCAATTTATTTACTTAACTCGAGTGTAGATATGTCTGTGGCACACACTCTTAGAAATCTCCTTTAAAATATGTGTAGAGAGGATGTGTTTTATGGTTTGCTTTAGTTGTAACGGCTTTTCGTATTGGAGGCCAGGACTGTGGTTATGGCTGATAGTAGctagtttttctctctttcttctgtgaGTGGGGAGATCTGGAAACAAGCCAAACTTTTGAAGTCCGGTGGACACAGGGACGCGGTCTGCATCAGTCCAACTTCAGAAACACGTCAGAACAATTTTTGACACATTCATTAACTGCCAAGCAATGATGGCTGTTATGTCCTAGGTAACAACCACATGTGAGTATCTGGGACTTATGTGACAACTCATTGCTTTGGCATTTCCTGAAAGGAGGATGttaaaagtgaatgagtgaattacTGTATGCTTACTCATACACAATGTGGTAGTTCATTAATCTTTAGCTATTCAGTACAAGGACTGGAATAAGCACACTTGAAACTGCATCAGGGAGGTTTGGGTTTGAAATAAGCTATGTGTTTCTCCCGCCCACCTGCCTACCCCTAGTTTACTGGGAGCTACAAAAATACCCAGATGTGTTTATGTCTTCTTGTGGGGCAACATCCCTGCTTCTTATGAATGCATACTTCCAACTGGTCTAGTACATAGATACACAGAAATATTGAAACAAAATCAACCTGCAATAGGCGAACCAGAAGTGAATgcgtgagagatagagagtatAATACCACACTCGGCATTGCAACAGTTCTTCCTGTTTTTATTAAGCTGGGTTTCTTGAGAActaatatatttatttgatcTGCAAACTTATTAAGTCACTGTAACATATGAAGTATTCTCAGGTAGAGTGGAAGTCTGCCTGTTAAAGAAACGAGAaagattgtttgttttacttgaAATCAAACTTCTTGTGAACGACCTTTCctaatgttgtttttggttgAATATGAAGAAGGGAGAGATCTCCAGACTATTAAAGGTCAAGCATAATATCAACTAATCttaataaaacaataagatGGCCACATTATGTAACATCCTCTTGTTATTGAAAAAATGTTGATAGCTAgcatttggagagagagagagagagagagagagggagagagaatgattgagtgtgttttataaatatttctgtatgtaagtgtgttgtCCATTGCTTTGAAGTGCTTCACAGATTTGCTGAGATTTATGTGTCTAAGATTTGTGGCGAGATTTGTGGAGTTGTTATAAagttttaatgatatttttgagATCAGCTACATAACCTCTATGACTGAAGTATTTCTGGAATTACCCATTGCGGAATCCTCTTCAGAGGACTGTGCCACTCTGGCACAGAGATAAAAGCAGatgatgtttctttctttaatttaacTCAAATGCATGGTTACCACCGAAagtaaaaataagcaaaaatacGTCATTATGTACATTATTTTTTGGAAACATGAAGATgaactgaggaaagaaaaacaaacagtagatataaattatttttagcctaaaacaaaagcaaatgcattttttgtCACAGCGCAATAACTTCAGTGAGAAGACTACTGCTTTACTTACTGATACATTGTGAACAAGGAAGGACAGAAGGTTAATAATGGTTCCCTGTTTACTAAATCTGCTTCCTTGTCTTCGAGCAAGTTGAGTTCATCACCCATTAGCCTATGAGTAAGCACAATTAACCCACACTGACTAGCTTTGACATTTCTCACTGTTGGTCTCTCAGTATTATGAAGATTGACAAATCTCAACCCTATACACGTATAGATATCAGGCCAGGACAGACCTTTGAGTCAATGAGTCCTTTTCTTTTAACCTACCACAacatgtctctgattggctaaggAATGTCTACATCTATTTTCCCCATAGAAATAAAACTCTTTATTATGTAGTGTATTGAAAACCAGTGGGACTTCTAGTATTGATTGTTCAGGCAATTTGGTGACAATTTGTAGGCAGTGAACAAACTGTCTTTTtgaagacacagtgacagagataGTGCCATGGTGATTGAGGAAGAGATGGTTCTAAAGATACATTCGAGCTGTTTTAAGCGCTGCTGAGTTGAAATATGTCAGAATCCACAGATTTAGAACAAGCACGATCACATCTAAACTAAGCTAATATTGATTCTGGCACGGTGTCAAAGGTGCAGTggaacgtgtgtgtgagcaggttcCAGTGATGtcatttggagtgtgtgtgttccagagtAATTGCCCTTAGACGCTCGATAAGGTCAGAGTGGGTGGGGTGAAAGGTCAGTCCATCCACCTCCATCGCTAGGTTTCCTGTCTTTCCACTGCGAACACCATACTTCACTAGTATAGAGAGCAAATCCCCCTCctgttgacacacacacacacacacacatatacacacatcagaccttgagggaaaaatgaaaacgGCCATTTGTGGACTGAACAggaaatatttataaaatactGAGGTAAAAATGGAGAGAATAAAGAGGTCACATGCTACTGATTCAAGTGGGCCTTCCACCCACAACCATGCTGTAATTGTAGCTTTTTCTAGTCTAGGTTATGAAGTGGTCAGCATCTGACCAGCAACATAAAAATGGCCAGAGTTTAGATGATAGCCTCTAGTTTGTGGGTACCATATCACTTCACGGTGTGGAGGAGGCACACAACTTGACTCCTCATCTCagaatcacaaacaaacacaattattCACAACAGATTACTGGGCTGTCGTCGACAAATCTCTGTCTGAAGTGCTTTATTGTGCACATATCACCAGCAGTTCATCATGCCATCTAAAAGTAAATGACATGGTTCCATTTCCAAATGcggtatgctttttttttttttttttgctttctctgacCTTTCTTAAGAAACGAAAGCCACAACAACTGTTTAATCATCTAACCCAGATTCATTTTCAACTTCAGATGTAGCAAAGTTGCTCAAGTATATCTTGTCTGCTGTTTAATCATCTAACCCAGATTTAATATTCAACCTCAGACGTAAAGAGGTCGCTTCAGCATACTGTGTCTACTGTGTTATAAAGCACATATTTTGTGCTTCTTACCTTGGCTACAGACGGGAGGCTGGAGGCCCAGTGACTGTGCTGGTCAACTGGTGATGAACCTATGCCTTTCAGCACATAACGATGGTGAATGGGGCACTTGTTTAACACGTATAGAGCACAGGCCACTGCATATCCTCCCCAGTTTGACACCCCTACAGgaaagacaaaatgtttgttttagataaaaagataaattggcaaccacaaacacatagaaATATTAAGTTCCCAGCCATCTGTACATTTGCGATAACCATAGTAAGAGGACACTGAAAATCAGATGAATTTCTATTCAGTCTCACTTCTCTAAGTGGGAGGACGTTAAAGCCATGACCAATTCACTTTAACTGAGCTATACTTCTGAGAGAATGAGTCCCTATATGTCCATTCCTATCTTCAATAAAGAGTATGAGCTTGCATCAGGTTAAAATGGCAGAGAACTGAAAAGTGAATCAGACGTCATACCGGCAGTTTTACTTCTCTTTTAGCTCTTCTCTTTCAGCAAAGCGTTGAATTACCCAATACCCCGAAATCACAATGCATGTCTTCTTTGCTGTGCAGACAACATGTGCTAATACATGCGGGAGAGAACCCCGGGGCATCCAAAGGTCACAGCATTTGGACCTTCTGCTTCTACACACTCTCAGAGGCCAGATGAACAATGTAGTTTTATAAACTCTCTCTTGCATTCTATTATTTTTCACTGCTGACAGTGAGAACAATGGTGGTACTCTGATATTGCATCATCATAAAAAAGTCCCTTGGTTAGGGTGATGTTGCCACATCTGTCGGTGTAGTTAACGATGGATCTGACACAGTGTTTCACATACCTGCTGTGACGGCGAAGTCAGCTGCCACATCGCAGGCGATCAAACTCCCATTGGGCATGTGTGATATCACAGCCTCCTTTACTTTACCCATACCCAATTCATTTCCTCCATCTCCAATccctgtgttctcacacacacacacacacacacacacacacacacacacacacaccatatgtTATGCTACAAAACTATAATTACCATTAGGGGAACAtcttgtgtttcatttcatttctcagatgAGATGAATCCTGATTAGTTAGAGATTAAAGTTGGCTTCGTAAGCATTCTCATTCATTAGGCCACCTCTCATAGCACATGAATCCCTATGGATTAGTAGTGTGGGCAAGAAACACATGACTAGAGATCTCAGCAGTGACGATAAACATTACTCTTCTTTCCATGACTGCAAATCTTCGCATCAGCTTCATAATCATATTGTGTTTTTCACCAGTGTCAATAcattgtgaatgtatgtgtttatgtttgtgtgtgtgtgtgtgtgtgtgtatgagagagtgttcGAGCACATAGAGGTTTCAATGCGGTTGCTGACAACTGTCCCATACCTGTGGTAGTGATGCCTGTGATCTTACTGGCTGTGATGAACAGATCATCAATAGGATCCACTAGGTGTTTAATGTTCACCCCCCTCATGTTGTAATAATTTCCATCTGCTGCCCTGCCACTGCGCTCTATTGCCACCAAGTGGTCATACCTGGTTACCACATAGTATGGGGAGTTCAACACCCACAGAATGAAACAGGGGGGAAATATAACGGTCAATCAAAAACTTTCCTCCATTCTTATGAGAATGTTGTTATCTCGGATAAGAACTTACTTTGTGACATTTTGGACATGAAATCATCATAGTATTTACATACATAGTGCTGTATTAATACCACAAGAAATATAATTCTACTACtactgtagtgtttttcatCTTAATGTCACTGTAAAACCATGCTGTAAAATCTTGAAAAGTAAAAATCTATAGGCTTATATATACAAAAACAATGTATGGtggttttgattttgaatgtgatttaaaagaaaaatatgaaaagccCAAAAATTACACCTATCCAAAATCTAAACCTTATCATCACCTTATGACTTTTTGATC is a window of Chanos chanos chromosome 10, fChaCha1.1, whole genome shotgun sequence DNA encoding:
- the gpr68 gene encoding ovarian cancer G-protein coupled receptor 1, which translates into the protein MTNMSEDKINCTISHEIHQYLFSATYILVLLVGFPTNAYSLYHAWLQLRAKNELGVYLLNLTISDLLYLASLPLWLQYIFQGDDWQHREWLCQLCGFLLYENIYISIGFLCCISIDRYLAVVYPFRFSTLRSMRAAAFISALIWLKEVAVGVVFFRHKELSTDRSNQSVCFEHYPMKPWEHAINYYRFYVGFLFPLGILSLSYFRVLRAVGKSTGTQTAQKTRIKHLVTSTIIIFLVCFSPYHIFLLVRTELETECSFIESIFNFYHFSLLLTSLNCVADPALYCFVSESAQRSIQQAQEACSRALCPRSKNGYAPDSHEMVVPSDNTAGATVVTLLNENKTDSDTGFRQTVRTI